The nucleotide window ACAAAGTAAAACCACCCTTAATGAAACTGTGGTGATCGGTTATGGTGCTGTGAAAAAAAGCTCCGTGACCGCAGCAGTGGCGAAAGTAGAAAACAAAATACTCGATCAGGTGCCCGCCGGCAGGCCGGAAGCGGCCCTGGTAGGACGTATGGCCGGAGTTAATATTTCCCAGTCCCGGGGCCAGGCCGGTTCAGCACCTACCATCCGCATTCGCGGTATCGGCTCCATCAGCGCCGGCAACGATCCTCTCATCGTCATCGATGGTATCCCCGGCGGTAACCTGGGCATGGTTAATATGAACGATGTACAGTCTGTAGAAGTGCTGAAAGACGCGTCGTCTGCGGCTATATACGGTTCCCGTGCAGCCGGTGGCGTTATACTTGTGACGATGAAAAAAGGTGCGGCAGGCAAACCCAAATTCAACTTCAACGGATATGCCGGTCTGGGTAAAGCCATCCTGCACCACGACTGGATCACCGGTGATGAATACTATCAATACGCTACCAAATACCAGAACAGGGAATACGCCTGGGTAGGCGGCGACGTAACACTGCCTGTATGGGGCGATGGCAGAAGGCCTGCAGCCTATCAGGTCAGTGATGTGCTTAAAACAGGCCATGTAGTATGGCAGGATGCTGTGATGAAAACGGCTCCCATACAGAGTTACAACATCTCCGCCAGCGGCGGTACCGATAAAGCCACCTATTATGTGGCGGCTACCTATAAAGATGAACAAGGTGCCATGGTCAATACCTGGTTCAAAACCTACGGCCTGAGAGCCAATGTGGACGTGCAGGCCAGCAAAGCTGTCAGCGTGGGTTTTATGCTCAATCCTTCCTATTCCAAACGCCGGTATAATCCTTCTGAAATTCCTAACTATTCCAAATATCCTTCCTTTGCGGAGGTACAGCGGCCTAACGGCACCTACCCCAATGCCCGTGATTACTGGGGTGCCGTTGTAACAGGACAGGTAAATCCAATGGCTACCCTTCAGGGCTCTGAATATTATGGCAGCAGTTTCAGTAATATCGGTGAAGCCTATATGAAATTGCACCTGGCCAAAGGATTGTCCTTCCGCTCTTCTGTAGGTACGACCATGGACTTCAGCAGCCGCGACGAATTCCAGGCCTCCTGGGCTACCAGCGCCGCTAAAAACTCCGGTACTGACATCACCAGCAATAACATCAATGTGCTCAATGAAAACGTACTGAGTTACAATACCACCTTCAAAGGTGGTCACGACCTCTCCGCTATTGCCGGTGCTTCCTATCAGCGGAACGACAGCAAGGCGGTCAACCTCTACGCAGTGACAGGCAGCTACAATAACGATATCGTACATACGATGGGCAACGCCACCCTGGCACCTAACAGTAATACCGTCAAAAGCAAGTGGGGACTCATTTCCTACTTCACCAGGGTAAACTATGGTTATAAAGACAAATACCTGCTGTCAGCTTCCATCCGTACTGATGCCAGCTCCCGCTTCGGGCCAGACAACAGATGGGGTTACTTCCCGTCTGTATCTGCCGCCTGGCGCGTAAAACAGGAGAGTTTCCTGAAAGACTTCAAACCTGTCAGTGACCTGAAAGTAAGGGCCAGCTATGGTGTGACCGGTAACTTTAATATCGGCGATTTCCAGTATCTGGGTCTGATGGGCAACACGTTCTATTCTCCGGGTAATATCGTCACCAAAGGCCAAGCGCCTGTTAGTTATGGTAACAGTATGCTGGGGTGGGAAAAAACCAAAGGCATAGACCTCGGCGCGGAACTGTCTGTGCTGGATAATCGTATAAGCGTGGTGTTTGATTATTACGATAAACGTACCAACGATCTGTTGTATAGTATGCCAGTGCCGGCCACTACCGGTTTTAGTACCACCATGACCAACATCGGGCAGATACGCAACAGAGGAATAGAGTTTGAAGTGAATACCCGCAACATCGTGGGTAAGTTCAACTGGCAAACCTCTTTCAACTTCTCCCAAAATAAAAATACAGTGGAAGACCTGGGTGGTGTGAATAATGTGATCATCGCGGATCCTTCTTCCAATATGAATTGGATACTCAGAGTAGGCGAGCCGATGTTTTCTTATTATGGTTATAAGATTACAGGTGTTTATCAGGATGCTGCTGATATCGCCGCCAACCCTGGCATTGCAGGCACCAGACCCGGCAATCCTAAATTTGAAGATAAAGATGGCAATAAAAAAATCGATGCCAATGATAAACAGGTCCTGGGCAATTTCCAGCCCAAGGCTATTCTCGGAATGGTGAACAATTTCTCCTACAGCAATTTCGACCTGAGCATCGCCATGCAGGCTTCGCTGGGTGCGAAAATGTACAACTACGAAAATCAGTTCTACCAGGGTGCGTTGCTGGGCGCTATGCGTCGGTCCCTGGTAGAAAACCAGTGGTGGTCTGCTGCTGATCCGGGTAATGGCAAAGTGCCCGCCAGCGCGCTCAACACATTGGGATTCCAGACAATGTCTGACGCTTATATAGAAGATGCCTCCTTTCTTGCCATTCGTAATGTGAACCTGGGATATACCCTGCCGGAATCCCTTATCCGCAGGTTGCGGGTAACCAACTTCAGGGTTTATCTGTCTGCCAGCAACCTGTTCATCTTCACTAAAAAAGAATTCCATGGGTATAACCCGGAAGGATATACGAAAGGTGAGGTGAACGGTGTTGCCAGCATGCCTGGTGCCAACTACGGAGCAGAGCCTATCAGCCGCATTTACGCGCTGGGATTCAATTTTAACTTCTAATCAGCAAAAGCGTTTTTCATGAAAAAAAATAAAATCTATATACCGCTCCTGCTGCTGTCGCTCGCCGGCAGCAGCTGTACCAACAGCCTGCTGAACATGACACCGGATTCTTCCCTGACTACCACCAATTTCTATAAAACGGCCAACGATATGGACCAGGCGGTGATCGGCATCTACAGCAGTATGCAGGACCGCAAGCCCAAAGATTATATCCTGATGGAAATGCCCGGCGATAATCTGTATATGGGTACTGCCATGCCCGGTGTCAACGATCTGGACTACCTGACTGTAAACGCCGAAAATACAGCGGTGGCCGACTTCTGGGAGAAATCCTACTATGGTATAGGAAGAGCCAACGCTGTGCTGGAAAATATCGATAGACCTACAGATTACCCTGGCGGGAAAAAAGAACAGTTTACCGGTGAAGCAAAATTTATGCGCGCGCTCTTTTATTTTGACCTGGTAAGATTGTATGGGGGAGTACCACTGGTAACAAAAACACCTTCTATCAGCGAAGCTAAAAATATGCCCCGTGAATCAGCTGACAAGATCTATGATATGATCATCAGCGACCTGAAAGAAGCCATCGATCTGCTGCCGGCACCAGCCACGGCTATACGCGGCCGTGCCAGCAAAGGTGCTGCCACCGGCCTGCTGGGAAAAGTTTACATATATCGTAAAGACTGGGCAAACGCGAAAACTTATCTGGAGAAAACTATCCGGGATTTTAATTACCAGCTGGAACCCAACTTTGCCACGCTCTGGAGCCTGGCCACGGAAGATAACAAAGAGATCATACTGGCTATTAAATACACCGACGGTTCCAATGGACATTCGCTGGGCATCGACTTTGCGCCCATCGGCGGCCTGGCAGGCATTGTGGGCTCCGGCAACCAATACGCATTTCCTTCCTGGAGTCTCAATAAAAAATATGTGGCTGGCGATACCCGCAAAGCGTCTACTATTTCAGACTATGTGGTGAAAGCCACTTCTCCCAACGATCCGCCGGCATGGGGGCCTTACGTGAAAAAATATGCGACGAAATTTACCGGCTCCACTTCCGGACAAGACCTGCCGGTATTGCGGCTGGCAGATGTGGTACTGTTGTATGCAGAAGCATTGTACAACACCGGTGATAAAGGGAATGCTTTATTACAACTCAATGCTATCCGGGAACGCGCTTTTGGAGATGCTTCCCATGACTACACTGCCGCAGATATCGCCAGTGCTGATAGTTTCCTCGATCTCCTGTTGCAGGAAAGACAACTGGAACTGGCCTACGAAAATGAACGCTGGACCGATCTGGTACGTACCGGCAAATTCATGACGGTGATGACCAGTGAAGAAAGAGATTACAATCCGGCTACCAGTACCGCTACTAAAGTGACACTATCTCCCAAAGCTACCATGGCGGTTTTTCCGATACCGCAGCGACAGATCGATCAATATACGCCTGGAGTGCTCAAACAAAACGAAGGATACTAAATCAGAAACCAGTTATATACTTTAAGCATACGGGATGTTATACAGCATAAGCATAGTTAAACGGATTATCTTAAGTGGCCTCCTCATAGTTGGCTGTATGACATCCCATGCTCAGCACGTCACAGATGTGCGTGCCTATGGTGCCCTGGCGGACGGAAAAACAGACGAC belongs to Chitinophaga sp. HK235 and includes:
- a CDS encoding RagB/SusD family nutrient uptake outer membrane protein — protein: MKKNKIYIPLLLLSLAGSSCTNSLLNMTPDSSLTTTNFYKTANDMDQAVIGIYSSMQDRKPKDYILMEMPGDNLYMGTAMPGVNDLDYLTVNAENTAVADFWEKSYYGIGRANAVLENIDRPTDYPGGKKEQFTGEAKFMRALFYFDLVRLYGGVPLVTKTPSISEAKNMPRESADKIYDMIISDLKEAIDLLPAPATAIRGRASKGAATGLLGKVYIYRKDWANAKTYLEKTIRDFNYQLEPNFATLWSLATEDNKEIILAIKYTDGSNGHSLGIDFAPIGGLAGIVGSGNQYAFPSWSLNKKYVAGDTRKASTISDYVVKATSPNDPPAWGPYVKKYATKFTGSTSGQDLPVLRLADVVLLYAEALYNTGDKGNALLQLNAIRERAFGDASHDYTAADIASADSFLDLLLQERQLELAYENERWTDLVRTGKFMTVMTSEERDYNPATSTATKVTLSPKATMAVFPIPQRQIDQYTPGVLKQNEGY
- a CDS encoding TonB-dependent receptor encodes the protein MKGTHLYLFATLLAILAGICKPQKLIAQEVREIKGTVLDSATQTALPGVSVIIKGTKTGVSTNAEGHFTIRANSADVLSFSYLGYDKKETAIGNRNNVYISLPQSKTTLNETVVIGYGAVKKSSVTAAVAKVENKILDQVPAGRPEAALVGRMAGVNISQSRGQAGSAPTIRIRGIGSISAGNDPLIVIDGIPGGNLGMVNMNDVQSVEVLKDASSAAIYGSRAAGGVILVTMKKGAAGKPKFNFNGYAGLGKAILHHDWITGDEYYQYATKYQNREYAWVGGDVTLPVWGDGRRPAAYQVSDVLKTGHVVWQDAVMKTAPIQSYNISASGGTDKATYYVAATYKDEQGAMVNTWFKTYGLRANVDVQASKAVSVGFMLNPSYSKRRYNPSEIPNYSKYPSFAEVQRPNGTYPNARDYWGAVVTGQVNPMATLQGSEYYGSSFSNIGEAYMKLHLAKGLSFRSSVGTTMDFSSRDEFQASWATSAAKNSGTDITSNNINVLNENVLSYNTTFKGGHDLSAIAGASYQRNDSKAVNLYAVTGSYNNDIVHTMGNATLAPNSNTVKSKWGLISYFTRVNYGYKDKYLLSASIRTDASSRFGPDNRWGYFPSVSAAWRVKQESFLKDFKPVSDLKVRASYGVTGNFNIGDFQYLGLMGNTFYSPGNIVTKGQAPVSYGNSMLGWEKTKGIDLGAELSVLDNRISVVFDYYDKRTNDLLYSMPVPATTGFSTTMTNIGQIRNRGIEFEVNTRNIVGKFNWQTSFNFSQNKNTVEDLGGVNNVIIADPSSNMNWILRVGEPMFSYYGYKITGVYQDAADIAANPGIAGTRPGNPKFEDKDGNKKIDANDKQVLGNFQPKAILGMVNNFSYSNFDLSIAMQASLGAKMYNYENQFYQGALLGAMRRSLVENQWWSAADPGNGKVPASALNTLGFQTMSDAYIEDASFLAIRNVNLGYTLPESLIRRLRVTNFRVYLSASNLFIFTKKEFHGYNPEGYTKGEVNGVASMPGANYGAEPISRIYALGFNFNF